CCTTGGCCTTCAGGTCCACGCCGATCGCGCCGCCCGGGATGATCCGGGTGCGGTACTTCTTGCTGCGGCGCAGACTCAGGGCGATCGACTGCGGCGTGAGCACGCCGGAGGCGACCTGGGGCAGCAGGGGCAGGTACAGCTGGTAGGCGTACGGCGTCACCAGGGTGACGTCGGCCTCGGCGGGAGCGAGCTTCCGCTCCAGGCGGCGCACACACTCGACTCCGGCGAAGCCTGCGCCAACCACCAGGATCCTGGGTCGTGTCACGGTGTTCATCCCTTTCTGCGGCTCCAGGCGGTCCGACTCGACGCCGTTCGCCTGCCCCGGACCGGTGCGCACCACCCCGATCCCACCGTGTCCCGAAACGCCGCGCGAGCCGGGTGCGGCAGGCAGACGAACGCGTGGGCACCAGCATGCCCCCACACGGGGGTGGAGTAACCGGTTGTCGCACACATACACGTCGTACGCGCACACGGAGCACACCTGCCGCGACCACGGGCGACCACCGATCCACCCGGCGTCACCAGGGCAGGAACACGTGGATGTCCTTGCCCTCGTCGTCGACCACCACGCTGACCTGCGTGCACAGCGTGTGCACCAGGTGCCAGCCGATGCCGCCACCGCCCGTGCGCGGATGGAAGGGCCGCGGTTCGGGCTTGGTCGTGCTCGTGTCGTGCATCGTCACGTGCACGCCGTCGAAGGTGCGGCGCATCCGCAGCCCGAACGGGCCGGGCGCGTACTGGATCACGTTGGCGGCCAGCTCCGTCACGACCAGCAGTATGTCGTCCCAGTACTCGTGCGCGGCCGGCGGCGTCCGCGTGGCGAGGGCGCGCAGGAACTCCTCCGCGGCCAGCCGCGCCTCCGTGACGTTGCGCAACTCACCCGCGAAGGAGAAGGTGCGCTCGTACCCGTCCTCCGAAGGCGGTGTGTCGTTCCCACGCGGCTCCGTCGTGATCTCGCAATCCCCGGTCCCGGACGGTCATGGCCTTCGCGGCCCGCCGGCCAGCACGGTCGTAGGTCTGGTACTCCTTCTGCGCTTGTGAGTTCCCCGAGGCCGGGGGTGCTATCCGGCCCGTCCCGGTTCCGGGTCGCCGAGGGGGCGTGTGCCCGGCGGAGGTCAGCGGAAGACGTCGTCCGGTTCGTCCCAGTCCGCCGGTTCCTGCGGGCCCCGCGCCGCCCGGGACCGTGCCAGGTACATCGCCTCGATCTCGGCGGCATAGTGCCGCACGATCGCGTCCCGGCGCAGTTTCATCGACGGGGTGAGCAGCCCGTTGTCCGGGGCGAACGGCTCCTGGAGGACGCGGTAGACCCGGATGGACTCGGCGCGGGACACCGTGCTGTTCGCGGAGGCGACGGCCCGCGCGATCTCCTCCCGCAGCGCGTTCTCCTCACGCGTCTCCCGGCCCGGACTGTCGCCCTGGAGCGCCAGGGCGGCCCGCCAGTGCGCGAGGAAGTCCGGGTCCAGGGTGATCAGGGCGCCGACGCAGGGCCGGTCGTCGCCGATCACGACCGCCTGGTGGACCAGCGGATGCATGCGCAGCCGCTGCTCCAGCGGGGCCGGGGCGACACTCTTGCCGCCGCTGGTGACGAGGATGTCCTTCTTGCGCCCGGTGATCGTCAGATAGCCCTCCGAGTCCAGCCGCCCGATGTCCCCGGTGGCCAGCCAGCCGCCGCGCAGCGCGGCCCGCGTCGCCTGCTCGTCGCCGATGTAGCCCTGGAACACCGAGGGACCGTGCACCAGGATCTCCCCGTCGTCGGCCACCTGGACCTCGGTGCCCGGCAGCGGCCGGCCGACCGTCCCGGACTTCTCCCGGCCGAGCGGCTGCATGGTGATCCCGCCGGAGGCCTCGGTGAGGCCGTACCCGTCGTGGACGAAGATGCCGATGCCCGCGTAGAACAGGCTCAGTTCGCGGCCGAGCGAGGAGCCGCCGGACGTGCCGCGCAGCACCCGCCCCCCGAGCGCGGCGCGCAGCCTGCGGTACACCGTCCGCTCGTACAGGGCGTGTTGCAGCCTCAGCTCGAACCCGGGACCCGGCCCGGTGCCCAGCCGGTGGCGCTCCTCGGCCGCGGCGAAGTCCCGCGCGGTCTGCGCGGCCCGCTCGAACAGGGCACCCCGGCCCGTCTGTTCGGCCGTCCGTACGAACTTCTTGTAGAGCTTCTCGAACAGCGACGGCACGCCGTACAGGTACGTCGGCCGGAACGTGCCCAGCGCCGACGCCAGCGACGCCTCCGTCAGCTCCGGCTCGTGCCCCATCAGGACGCCGCCGCGCACACACATCAGCATGATCATGATGCCGTACACATGGGAGAACGGCAGAAAGGCCAGCACGGACGGCTGTTCGCCCGGCAGGGCCGCGGTGTGCCGCCAGCCGGCCAGCAGCGTGTCGCAGGGGTAGGCCAGGCCGCGGTGGCTCAGCGCGCAGCCCTGGGGACGGCCGGAGGTGCCCGAGGTGTAGACGACCGCCGCCGTGGCATCCGGCAGCACGATCCGGCGCAGCGACTCCACGGTGGTGTACGGCACGACCGCGCCCTGCCGGACGAGTTCGGGCAGCGCGCCCGCGTCCAGCTGCCAGACGTGACGCAGCCGCGGCAGCCGGGCGCACACCGTGCCGACGGTCATGACGCCCTGCTCGTCCTCCACCATCACGGCGACACAGCCGGCGTCCCGCAGGATCCACTCGACCTGGTCGCGTGAGGAGGCCGGGTGGATCGGCACGATCTCCGCGCCCACGGCCCACAG
Above is a genomic segment from Streptomyces fodineus containing:
- a CDS encoding ATP-binding protein — translated: MTTEPRGNDTPPSEDGYERTFSFAGELRNVTEARLAAEEFLRALATRTPPAAHEYWDDILLVVTELAANVIQYAPGPFGLRMRRTFDGVHVTMHDTSTTKPEPRPFHPRTGGGGIGWHLVHTLCTQVSVVVDDEGKDIHVFLPW
- a CDS encoding AMP-dependent synthetase/ligase, which gives rise to MPDVALAPAVTPLTGGLADSVFDTAEREPALPVLAHRADPAAAVWQEVTAVELRDEVVDLAKGLVAAGISPGHRVALMSRTRYEWTVLSHALWAVGAEIVPIHPASSRDQVEWILRDAGCVAVMVEDEQGVMTVGTVCARLPRLRHVWQLDAGALPELVRQGAVVPYTTVESLRRIVLPDATAAVVYTSGTSGRPQGCALSHRGLAYPCDTLLAGWRHTAALPGEQPSVLAFLPFSHVYGIMIMLMCVRGGVLMGHEPELTEASLASALGTFRPTYLYGVPSLFEKLYKKFVRTAEQTGRGALFERAAQTARDFAAAEERHRLGTGPGPGFELRLQHALYERTVYRRLRAALGGRVLRGTSGGSSLGRELSLFYAGIGIFVHDGYGLTEASGGITMQPLGREKSGTVGRPLPGTEVQVADDGEILVHGPSVFQGYIGDEQATRAALRGGWLATGDIGRLDSEGYLTITGRKKDILVTSGGKSVAPAPLEQRLRMHPLVHQAVVIGDDRPCVGALITLDPDFLAHWRAALALQGDSPGRETREENALREEIARAVASANSTVSRAESIRVYRVLQEPFAPDNGLLTPSMKLRRDAIVRHYAAEIEAMYLARSRAARGPQEPADWDEPDDVFR